Proteins encoded in a region of the Leopardus geoffroyi isolate Oge1 chromosome E2, O.geoffroyi_Oge1_pat1.0, whole genome shotgun sequence genome:
- the VPS4A gene encoding vacuolar protein sorting-associated protein 4A isoform X2: MTTSTLQKAIDLVTKATEEDKAKNYEEALRLYQHAVEYFLHAIKYEAHSDKAKESIRAKCMQYLDRAEKLKDYLRNKEKHGKKPVKENQSESKGDSDSEGDNPEKKKLQEQLMGAVVMEKPNIRWNDVAGLEGAKEALKEAVILPIKFPHLFTGKRTPWRGILLFGPPGTGKSYLAKAVATEANNSTFFSVSSSDLMSKWLGESEKLVKNLFELARQHKPSIIFIDEVDSLCGSRNENESEAARRIKTEFLVQMQGVGNNNDGTLVLGATNIPWVLDSAIRRRFEKRIYIPLPEEAARAQMFRLHLGSTPHNLTDANIHELARKTEGYSGADISIIVRDSLMQPVRKVQSATHFKKVCGPSRTNPSVMIDDLLTPCSPGDPEAMEMTWMDVPGDKLLEPVVCMSDMLRSLATTRPTVNAEDLLKVKKFSEDFGQES, from the exons ATGACAACGTCAACCCTCCAG AAAGCCATTGACCTGGTGACAAAAGCCACAGAAGAGGATAAAGCCAAGAATTACGAGGAGGCACTCCGGCTCTACCAGCATGCCGTGGAGTATTTCCTACACGCTATCAAAT ATGAGGCACACAGCGACAAGGCCAAGGAGAGCATTCGAGCCAAGTGCATGCAGTACCTAGACCGAGCGGAGAAGCTGAAGGATTATTTACGGAACAAAGAGAAGCATGGCAAGAAGCCAGTCAAAGAAAATCAGAGTGAGAGCAAGGG CGATAGTGACAGTGAAGGGGAtaatccagagaaaaagaaactgcagGAACAACTGATGG GTGCTGTTGTGATGGAGAAGCCCAACATTCGGTGGAATGATGTGGCCGGGCTTGAGGGGGCCAAGGAGGCCCTCAAAGAAGCTGTCATTTTGCCAATTAAATTCCCACATTTGTTCACAG GCAAGCGTACGCCTTGGCGAGGGATACTGCTCTTTGGACCCCCTGGCACAGGCAAATCCTACCTGGCCAAAGCGGTGGCGACAGAGGCCAACAACTCCaccttcttctctgtgtcctcCTCAGACTTGATGTCTAAGTGGTTGGGGGAGAGTGAGAA GCTAGTCAAGAACCTGTTTGAGCTGGCCAGGCAGCACAAGCCTTCCATCATCTTCATCGATGAGGTGGATTCCCTCTGCGGGTCCCGCAATGAGAATGAGAGCGAAGCTGCTCGAAGGATCAAAACGGAGTTCTTGGTCCAGATGCAGG gggTGGGGAATAACAACGATGGGACCCTGGTTCTCGGTGCCACAAACATCCCGTGGGTGTTGGATTCAGCCATTAGAAGGAG GTTTGAAAAGCGGATTTACATCCCGCTGCCCGAGGAGGCTGCCCGTGCCCAGATGTTCCGGTTGCATCTGGGGAGCACCCCCCACAACCTCACTGATGCCAACATCCACGAGCTGGCCCGGAAGACGGAGGGCTACTCAGGCGCTGACATCAGCATCATTGTGCGGGACTCCCTCATGCAGCCTGTTCGAAAAGTACAGTCGGCAACACACTTCAAAAAG GTCTGTGGCCCTTCCCGCACCAACCCTAGCGTTATGATCGATGACCTCCTGACCCCATGTTCCCCAGGGGACCCAGAGGCCATGGAGATGACTTGGATGGATGTCCCTGGTGACAAACTCTTAGAGCCTGTGGTTTGCATG TCGGACATGCTCCGGTCTCTGGCTACCACTCGGCCCACCGTGAATGCAGAGGACCTCCTGAAAGTGAAGAAATTCTCAGAGGACTTTGGACAGGAGAGTTAA
- the VPS4A gene encoding vacuolar protein sorting-associated protein 4A isoform X1 — protein sequence MTTSTLQKAIDLVTKATEEDKAKNYEEALRLYQHAVEYFLHAIKYEAHSDKAKESIRAKCMQYLDRAEKLKDYLRNKEKHGKKPVKENQSESKGSDSDSEGDNPEKKKLQEQLMGAVVMEKPNIRWNDVAGLEGAKEALKEAVILPIKFPHLFTGKRTPWRGILLFGPPGTGKSYLAKAVATEANNSTFFSVSSSDLMSKWLGESEKLVKNLFELARQHKPSIIFIDEVDSLCGSRNENESEAARRIKTEFLVQMQGVGNNNDGTLVLGATNIPWVLDSAIRRRFEKRIYIPLPEEAARAQMFRLHLGSTPHNLTDANIHELARKTEGYSGADISIIVRDSLMQPVRKVQSATHFKKVCGPSRTNPSVMIDDLLTPCSPGDPEAMEMTWMDVPGDKLLEPVVCMSDMLRSLATTRPTVNAEDLLKVKKFSEDFGQES from the exons ATGACAACGTCAACCCTCCAG AAAGCCATTGACCTGGTGACAAAAGCCACAGAAGAGGATAAAGCCAAGAATTACGAGGAGGCACTCCGGCTCTACCAGCATGCCGTGGAGTATTTCCTACACGCTATCAAAT ATGAGGCACACAGCGACAAGGCCAAGGAGAGCATTCGAGCCAAGTGCATGCAGTACCTAGACCGAGCGGAGAAGCTGAAGGATTATTTACGGAACAAAGAGAAGCATGGCAAGAAGCCAGTCAAAGAAAATCAGAGTGAGAGCAAGGG CAGCGATAGTGACAGTGAAGGGGAtaatccagagaaaaagaaactgcagGAACAACTGATGG GTGCTGTTGTGATGGAGAAGCCCAACATTCGGTGGAATGATGTGGCCGGGCTTGAGGGGGCCAAGGAGGCCCTCAAAGAAGCTGTCATTTTGCCAATTAAATTCCCACATTTGTTCACAG GCAAGCGTACGCCTTGGCGAGGGATACTGCTCTTTGGACCCCCTGGCACAGGCAAATCCTACCTGGCCAAAGCGGTGGCGACAGAGGCCAACAACTCCaccttcttctctgtgtcctcCTCAGACTTGATGTCTAAGTGGTTGGGGGAGAGTGAGAA GCTAGTCAAGAACCTGTTTGAGCTGGCCAGGCAGCACAAGCCTTCCATCATCTTCATCGATGAGGTGGATTCCCTCTGCGGGTCCCGCAATGAGAATGAGAGCGAAGCTGCTCGAAGGATCAAAACGGAGTTCTTGGTCCAGATGCAGG gggTGGGGAATAACAACGATGGGACCCTGGTTCTCGGTGCCACAAACATCCCGTGGGTGTTGGATTCAGCCATTAGAAGGAG GTTTGAAAAGCGGATTTACATCCCGCTGCCCGAGGAGGCTGCCCGTGCCCAGATGTTCCGGTTGCATCTGGGGAGCACCCCCCACAACCTCACTGATGCCAACATCCACGAGCTGGCCCGGAAGACGGAGGGCTACTCAGGCGCTGACATCAGCATCATTGTGCGGGACTCCCTCATGCAGCCTGTTCGAAAAGTACAGTCGGCAACACACTTCAAAAAG GTCTGTGGCCCTTCCCGCACCAACCCTAGCGTTATGATCGATGACCTCCTGACCCCATGTTCCCCAGGGGACCCAGAGGCCATGGAGATGACTTGGATGGATGTCCCTGGTGACAAACTCTTAGAGCCTGTGGTTTGCATG TCGGACATGCTCCGGTCTCTGGCTACCACTCGGCCCACCGTGAATGCAGAGGACCTCCTGAAAGTGAAGAAATTCTCAGAGGACTTTGGACAGGAGAGTTAA